The Oxyura jamaicensis isolate SHBP4307 breed ruddy duck chromosome Z, BPBGC_Ojam_1.0, whole genome shotgun sequence genome window below encodes:
- the HMGCR gene encoding 3-hydroxy-3-methylglutaryl-Coenzyme A reductase isoform X2: MLSRLFRMHGLFVASHPWEVIVGTVTLTICMMSMKMFTGNDKICGWNYECPKLEEDVLSSDIIILTITRCIAILYIYFQFQNLRQLGSKYILGIAGLFTIFSSFVFSTVVIHFLDKELTGLNEALPFFLLLIDLSRASALAKFALSSNSQDEVRENISRGMAILGPTFTLDALVECLVIGVGTMSGVRQLEIMCCFGCMSVLANYFVFMTFFPACVSLVLELSRESREGRPIWQLSHFARVLEEEENKPNPVTQRVKMIMSLGLVLVHAHSRWIAEPTSQNSTAENSLGLDENAPKRIEPNVSLWQFYLSRMASMDIEQVITLGLALLLAVKYIFFEQAETESTLSLKNPIISPVMVPKKVPENCCRKQSGLLKNNQKSNTVEAAFVPRDDNEVIKPVLAESSTKATFVVGSSNPVETTSVINRKEEEIELPKEPRSIEECVRILGNAEKGAKFLTDAEVISLVNAKHIPAYKLETLMETQERGVSIRRQMLSQKLPEPSSLQYLPYRNYNYSLVMGACCENVIGYMPIPVGVAGPLHLDNKEFQVPMATTEGCLVASTNRGCRAICLGGGASSRILADGMTRGPVVRLPSACQAAEVKAWLESPEGFKIVKEAFDSTSRFARLQKLLISLAGRNLYIRFQSRTGDAMGMNMISKGTEKALARLNEEFPDLQVIAISGNYCTDKKPAAINWIEGRGKSVVCEAIIPAKVVKEVLKTTTEDIVEVNINKNLVGSAMAGSIGGYNAHAANIVTAIYIACGQDAAQNVGSSNCITLMERTGATNEDLYISCTMPSIEIGTVGGGTNLLPQQACLQMLGVQGASQDNPGENARQLAKIVCATVMAGELSLMAALAAGHLVKSHMTHNRSKINLHDLQGTCTKKAA, from the exons ATGTTGTCCAGACTCTTTCGAATGCATGGCCTTTTTGTGGCTTCTCATCCATGGGAAGTCATTGTGGGAACAGTGACTCTCACCATCTGTATGATGTCAATGAAGATGTTCACTGGGAACGATAAGATCTGTGGCTGGAATTATGAGTGCCCAAAACTTGAAGAG GATGTTCTGAGCAGTGACATCATAATACTGACAATCACACGCTGTATAGCAatcctttatatatatttccaatttCAGAACCTAAGGCAACTTggatcaaaatacattttag gtattgCTGGCCTCTTCACAATTTtctcaagttttgtttttagtacAGTGGTAATTCACTTCTTGGATAAAGAATTGACAGGTTTAAA tgaagctttaccatttttcctgcttctgatCGATCTTTCAAGAGCAAGTGCACTAGCCAAATTTGCACTAAGTTCCAATTCACAG gatgaagtaagagaaaatatttcacgTGGAATGGCAATTTTAGGCCCCACATTTACATTGGATGCACTTGTGGAGTGTCTTGTGATTGGGGTTGGTACTATGTCAG gagtGCGACAGCTTGAAATTATGTGCTGTTTTGGGTGTATGTCTGTTCTTGCCAACTATTTTGTCTTCATGACCTTCTTTCCAGCTTGTGTGTCCTTGGTATTAGAG ctttccCGAGAGAGTCGTGAAGGACGTCCAATATGGCAGCTTAGCCATTTTGCTCGTGttctggaagaagaagaaaataaaccaaatccTGTAACACAGAGGGTCAAAATGATTAtg tcACTGGGTTTGGTTCTTGTTCATGCCCATAGTCGGTGGATAGCAGAACCAACTTCTCAAAACAGTACAGCAGAAAATTCACTGGGATTGGATGAGAATGCACCAAAGAGAATTGAACCTAATGTTTCACTATGGCAGTTCTACCTTTCTCG aATGGCCAGTATGGATATTGAGCAAGTAATCACTCTTGGATTAGCCCTTCTCCTTgctgtgaaatacattttttttgagCAAGCAGAGACTGAATCCACGCTTTCACTGAAGAATCCCATAATATCTCCAGTGATGGTCCCAAAGAAGGTCCCTGAGAATTGTTGCAGGAAACAATCTGgacttttgaaaaacaatcagaaatCTAACACAGTAGAAGCAGCTTTTGTTCCCAGAGATGACAATG AAGTCATAAAACCTGTATTAGCAGAGTCATCAACAAAGGCTACATTTGTAGTTGGCAGCAGCAACCCTGTGGAAACTACCTCAGTTATTaatagaaaagaggaagaaattgaGTTACCTAAAGAACCCCGTTCTATTGAGGAATGTGTTCGTATTCTTGGAAATGCAGAG AAGGGAGCAAAATTCCTCACTGATGCTGAGGTTATCAGCTTAGTTAATGCTAAGCATATTCCTGCATACAAACTGGAAACCTTGATGGAAACTCAGGAGCGAGGCGTGTCCATTCGCAGACAAATGTTATCACAGAAACTCCCTGAACCTTCTTCTTTGCAATATCTTCCTTATAGAAACTATAACTATTCTTTG GTTATGGGAGCTTGCTGTGAAAATGTGATTGGCTATATGCCTATTCCTGTAGGCGTAGCAGGACCATTGCATCTGGATAACAAAGAGTTTCAGGTTCCGATGGCAACAACAGAAGGATGTCTTGTAGCAAGCACCAATAGAGGATGTAGAGCAATATGT CTTGGTGGAGGAGCAAGTAGCCGCATTCTAGCAGATGGGATGACTCGAGGACCTGTTGTAAGGCTGCCCAGTGCTTGTCAGGCTGCAGAAGTAAAGGCTTGGCTCGAAAGCCCTGAAGGCTTTAAAATAGTGAAAGAAGCTTTTGACAGCACTAGTAG GTTTGCCCGCCTACAAAAACTTCTCATAAGTTTGGCTGGTCGGAACCTTTATATCCGTTTTCAGTCAAGAACAGGTGATGCAATGGGAATGAATATGATTTCCAAA gGTACTGAAAAAGCTCTGGCAAGACTGAATGAAGAGTTTCCAGATCTTCAGGTTATAGCTATCAGTGGTAACTACTGTACAGACAAAAAACCTGCTGCTATAAACTGGATAGAAGGAAGAGGGAAGTCAGTTGTCTGTGAAGCAATCATTCCAGCCAAAGTTGTTAAAGAA GTACTGAAGACAACTACCGAAGATATAGTTGAAGtgaatataaacaaaaatttgGTGGGTTCTGCTATGGCTGGTAGCATAGGTGGCTACAACGCACATGCAGCAAACATTGTTACAGCTATCTACATTGCCTGTGGTCAG GATGCTGCGCAGAATGTGGGCAGCTCTAACTGCATCACTTTGATGGAGCGGACTGGTGCCACCAATGAAGACCTGTACATCAGCTGTACGATGCCATCTATAGAAATAGGAACTGTTGGCGGAGGCACCAACTTGCTACCACAGCAGGCCTGTTTGCAG atgtTAGGGGTTCAAGGTGCAAGCCAAGATAACCCTGGTGAAAATGCCCGTCAGCTTGCTAAAATTGTATGTGCTACAGTGATGGCTGGGGAGTTATCTCTAATggcagctcttgctgctgggCATCTAGTCAAAAGCCACATGACCCACAACAG GtcaaaaataaatctacatGATCTGCAAGGAACCTGCACCAAGAAGGCAGCTTGA
- the HMGCR gene encoding 3-hydroxy-3-methylglutaryl-Coenzyme A reductase isoform X1, with product MLSRLFRMHGLFVASHPWEVIVGTVTLTICMMSMKMFTGNDKICGWNYECPKLEEDVLSSDIIILTITRCIAILYIYFQFQNLRQLGSKYILGIAGLFTIFSSFVFSTVVIHFLDKELTGLNEALPFFLLLIDLSRASALAKFALSSNSQDEVRENISRGMAILGPTFTLDALVECLVIGVGTMSGVRQLEIMCCFGCMSVLANYFVFMTFFPACVSLVLELSRESREGRPIWQLSHFARVLEEEENKPNPVTQRVKMIMSLGLVLVHAHSRWIAEPTSQNSTAENSLGLDENAPKRIEPNVSLWQFYLSRMASMDIEQVITLGLALLLAVKYIFFEQAETESTLSLKNPIISPVMVPKKVPENCCRKQSGLLKNNQKSNTVEAAFVPRDDNAEVIKPVLAESSTKATFVVGSSNPVETTSVINRKEEEIELPKEPRSIEECVRILGNAEKGAKFLTDAEVISLVNAKHIPAYKLETLMETQERGVSIRRQMLSQKLPEPSSLQYLPYRNYNYSLVMGACCENVIGYMPIPVGVAGPLHLDNKEFQVPMATTEGCLVASTNRGCRAICLGGGASSRILADGMTRGPVVRLPSACQAAEVKAWLESPEGFKIVKEAFDSTSRFARLQKLLISLAGRNLYIRFQSRTGDAMGMNMISKGTEKALARLNEEFPDLQVIAISGNYCTDKKPAAINWIEGRGKSVVCEAIIPAKVVKEVLKTTTEDIVEVNINKNLVGSAMAGSIGGYNAHAANIVTAIYIACGQDAAQNVGSSNCITLMERTGATNEDLYISCTMPSIEIGTVGGGTNLLPQQACLQMLGVQGASQDNPGENARQLAKIVCATVMAGELSLMAALAAGHLVKSHMTHNRSKINLHDLQGTCTKKAA from the exons ATGTTGTCCAGACTCTTTCGAATGCATGGCCTTTTTGTGGCTTCTCATCCATGGGAAGTCATTGTGGGAACAGTGACTCTCACCATCTGTATGATGTCAATGAAGATGTTCACTGGGAACGATAAGATCTGTGGCTGGAATTATGAGTGCCCAAAACTTGAAGAG GATGTTCTGAGCAGTGACATCATAATACTGACAATCACACGCTGTATAGCAatcctttatatatatttccaatttCAGAACCTAAGGCAACTTggatcaaaatacattttag gtattgCTGGCCTCTTCACAATTTtctcaagttttgtttttagtacAGTGGTAATTCACTTCTTGGATAAAGAATTGACAGGTTTAAA tgaagctttaccatttttcctgcttctgatCGATCTTTCAAGAGCAAGTGCACTAGCCAAATTTGCACTAAGTTCCAATTCACAG gatgaagtaagagaaaatatttcacgTGGAATGGCAATTTTAGGCCCCACATTTACATTGGATGCACTTGTGGAGTGTCTTGTGATTGGGGTTGGTACTATGTCAG gagtGCGACAGCTTGAAATTATGTGCTGTTTTGGGTGTATGTCTGTTCTTGCCAACTATTTTGTCTTCATGACCTTCTTTCCAGCTTGTGTGTCCTTGGTATTAGAG ctttccCGAGAGAGTCGTGAAGGACGTCCAATATGGCAGCTTAGCCATTTTGCTCGTGttctggaagaagaagaaaataaaccaaatccTGTAACACAGAGGGTCAAAATGATTAtg tcACTGGGTTTGGTTCTTGTTCATGCCCATAGTCGGTGGATAGCAGAACCAACTTCTCAAAACAGTACAGCAGAAAATTCACTGGGATTGGATGAGAATGCACCAAAGAGAATTGAACCTAATGTTTCACTATGGCAGTTCTACCTTTCTCG aATGGCCAGTATGGATATTGAGCAAGTAATCACTCTTGGATTAGCCCTTCTCCTTgctgtgaaatacattttttttgagCAAGCAGAGACTGAATCCACGCTTTCACTGAAGAATCCCATAATATCTCCAGTGATGGTCCCAAAGAAGGTCCCTGAGAATTGTTGCAGGAAACAATCTGgacttttgaaaaacaatcagaaatCTAACACAGTAGAAGCAGCTTTTGTTCCCAGAGATGACAATG CAGAAGTCATAAAACCTGTATTAGCAGAGTCATCAACAAAGGCTACATTTGTAGTTGGCAGCAGCAACCCTGTGGAAACTACCTCAGTTATTaatagaaaagaggaagaaattgaGTTACCTAAAGAACCCCGTTCTATTGAGGAATGTGTTCGTATTCTTGGAAATGCAGAG AAGGGAGCAAAATTCCTCACTGATGCTGAGGTTATCAGCTTAGTTAATGCTAAGCATATTCCTGCATACAAACTGGAAACCTTGATGGAAACTCAGGAGCGAGGCGTGTCCATTCGCAGACAAATGTTATCACAGAAACTCCCTGAACCTTCTTCTTTGCAATATCTTCCTTATAGAAACTATAACTATTCTTTG GTTATGGGAGCTTGCTGTGAAAATGTGATTGGCTATATGCCTATTCCTGTAGGCGTAGCAGGACCATTGCATCTGGATAACAAAGAGTTTCAGGTTCCGATGGCAACAACAGAAGGATGTCTTGTAGCAAGCACCAATAGAGGATGTAGAGCAATATGT CTTGGTGGAGGAGCAAGTAGCCGCATTCTAGCAGATGGGATGACTCGAGGACCTGTTGTAAGGCTGCCCAGTGCTTGTCAGGCTGCAGAAGTAAAGGCTTGGCTCGAAAGCCCTGAAGGCTTTAAAATAGTGAAAGAAGCTTTTGACAGCACTAGTAG GTTTGCCCGCCTACAAAAACTTCTCATAAGTTTGGCTGGTCGGAACCTTTATATCCGTTTTCAGTCAAGAACAGGTGATGCAATGGGAATGAATATGATTTCCAAA gGTACTGAAAAAGCTCTGGCAAGACTGAATGAAGAGTTTCCAGATCTTCAGGTTATAGCTATCAGTGGTAACTACTGTACAGACAAAAAACCTGCTGCTATAAACTGGATAGAAGGAAGAGGGAAGTCAGTTGTCTGTGAAGCAATCATTCCAGCCAAAGTTGTTAAAGAA GTACTGAAGACAACTACCGAAGATATAGTTGAAGtgaatataaacaaaaatttgGTGGGTTCTGCTATGGCTGGTAGCATAGGTGGCTACAACGCACATGCAGCAAACATTGTTACAGCTATCTACATTGCCTGTGGTCAG GATGCTGCGCAGAATGTGGGCAGCTCTAACTGCATCACTTTGATGGAGCGGACTGGTGCCACCAATGAAGACCTGTACATCAGCTGTACGATGCCATCTATAGAAATAGGAACTGTTGGCGGAGGCACCAACTTGCTACCACAGCAGGCCTGTTTGCAG atgtTAGGGGTTCAAGGTGCAAGCCAAGATAACCCTGGTGAAAATGCCCGTCAGCTTGCTAAAATTGTATGTGCTACAGTGATGGCTGGGGAGTTATCTCTAATggcagctcttgctgctgggCATCTAGTCAAAAGCCACATGACCCACAACAG GtcaaaaataaatctacatGATCTGCAAGGAACCTGCACCAAGAAGGCAGCTTGA
- the MED18 gene encoding mediator of RNA polymerase II transcription subunit 18 produces MEAPPVTMMPVTGGTINMMEYLLQGSVLDQSLESLLHRLRGLCDNMEPETFLDHEMVFLLKGQQASPFVLRARRSIDKSGMPWHLRYLGQPEIGDKNRHALVRNCVDIATSDNLTDFLVEMGFRMDHEFVAKGHVFRKGIMKIVVYKIFRILMPGNTDNIEPLSLSYLVELNVVAPAGQDVVSDDMRNFAEQLKPLVHLEKIDPKRLM; encoded by the exons ATGGAGGCGCCCCCCGTTACCATGATGCCCGTGACGGGCGGCACCATCAACATGATGGAGTACCTGCTGCAGG GCAGCGTCCTGGACCAGAGCCTGGAGAGCCTGCTGCACCGCCTGCGCGGCTTGTGCGACAACATGGAGCCGGAGACCTTCCTGGACCACGAGATGGTGTTCCTGCTGAAGGGGCAGCAGGCCAGCCCCTTCGTGCTGCGGGCGCGGCGCTCCATCGACAAGAGCGGCATGCCCTGGCACCTGCGCTACCTGGGCCAGCCGGAGATAGGGGACAAGAACCGGCACGCGCTGGTGCGCAACTGCGTGGACATTGCCACGTCGGACAACCTGACGGACTTCCTTGTGGAGATGGGTTTCCGCATGGACCACGAGTTCGTGGCCAAAGGGCACGTGTTCCGCAAGGGCATCATGAAGATCGTGGTCTACAAGATCTTTCGCATCTTGATGCCGGGCAACACGGATAACATTGAGCCGCTCTCCCTCTCCTACCTTGTGGAGCTTAACGTGGTAGCTCCAGCTGGACAGGATGTAGTCTCCGATGACATGAGGAACTTTGCAGAGCAGCTAAAGCCTTTGGTGCATCTGGAGAAAATTGACCCTAAAAGGTTAATGTGA